Proteins from one Chryseobacterium arthrosphaerae genomic window:
- a CDS encoding S8 family peptidase, translated as MKKTVFLLAIFFALNSCNREELQNENSKIEMAQKDPLTEKQINERINQAIKTDGSFNWKNESDHFVWSAVFRGNRMVSIGFGSSKDDFDRSKSPNNQEMEKELLSVIKKYEGKDERNFILLSDRYLNQMDVIIEKEETIAALRQMKTVRYLEPGDYHYFENESKYNTAEKSSGSGSSGCGFSSTALNTADYTSTTPGAKIPWAFAKHNIPDAWSYSTGAGVTIGLIDTGVSPEQVLLGGSFNNGASSGRTISKLGVYNSDGSGDQCGHGTKMASVMAAPRNNAGLPVGVAYNANLIAYRAAANVVLETSSEQTAVKTAFTELGNNSNVKIISMSMGHIFSVGKIEDGVKYAYSKGKLIFCAGGTSTSFTNFVGVIFPASMSETQAITGVKEGTSNQKCDVCHSGSQIDFTFQMERASGNTVPVLSYYNGQADYVGGSSVATAATAGIAALVWAKNPSWTREQVLNKMRQAATYYPTANSSYGYGNINVLKAVQ; from the coding sequence ATGAAAAAAACTGTATTCCTCTTAGCAATATTTTTTGCTTTAAACTCTTGTAACAGAGAAGAACTTCAGAATGAAAATTCAAAAATAGAAATGGCTCAGAAAGATCCGCTGACCGAAAAGCAGATCAATGAAAGAATCAATCAGGCCATCAAAACGGACGGAAGCTTCAACTGGAAAAATGAATCGGATCATTTCGTATGGAGTGCTGTTTTCCGCGGAAACAGAATGGTATCCATAGGATTCGGTTCTTCTAAAGATGATTTTGACCGCAGCAAATCTCCGAACAATCAGGAAATGGAAAAGGAACTTTTATCGGTCATTAAAAAATATGAAGGAAAAGACGAAAGAAACTTTATTCTGCTTTCTGACCGGTATCTGAACCAGATGGATGTCATTATTGAGAAAGAAGAAACGATTGCTGCACTTCGCCAGATGAAAACAGTCCGTTATCTGGAGCCGGGAGACTATCATTATTTTGAAAATGAAAGCAAATACAATACGGCAGAGAAATCTTCAGGCAGCGGTTCATCAGGATGTGGATTTTCATCAACAGCTTTAAATACGGCAGATTATACTTCTACCACTCCGGGTGCCAAAATACCGTGGGCTTTTGCCAAACACAATATTCCTGATGCGTGGAGCTATAGTACAGGAGCCGGTGTTACCATCGGCCTGATCGATACGGGAGTTTCTCCAGAACAGGTATTGCTTGGGGGAAGCTTTAATAACGGAGCTTCTTCGGGAAGGACCATCAGCAAACTGGGAGTGTATAACTCAGACGGTTCGGGAGATCAGTGCGGCCATGGAACCAAAATGGCCTCTGTGATGGCTGCTCCGAGAAACAATGCAGGATTGCCTGTAGGCGTGGCTTATAATGCCAACCTTATTGCTTACAGGGCAGCTGCAAACGTTGTGCTGGAGACATCCAGTGAACAGACTGCGGTGAAAACAGCTTTTACTGAACTGGGAAATAATTCTAATGTGAAAATCATCTCTATGTCAATGGGACACATCTTTTCGGTGGGAAAGATTGAAGATGGTGTAAAATATGCGTATTCTAAAGGGAAACTTATCTTTTGTGCCGGTGGAACCTCTACCAGCTTTACAAACTTTGTAGGAGTGATCTTCCCGGCATCAATGTCAGAAACGCAGGCAATCACAGGAGTAAAAGAAGGAACTTCCAATCAGAAATGTGATGTTTGCCATTCCGGAAGCCAGATCGATTTTACCTTCCAGATGGAAAGAGCTTCAGGAAATACTGTTCCGGTTTTAAGCTACTATAACGGCCAGGCTGATTATGTGGGTGGTTCTTCAGTAGCTACAGCCGCTACAGCAGGAATTGCAGCTTTGGTCTGGGCTAAAAATCCGTCATGGACAAGAGAGCAGGTACTGAATAAAATGAGACAGGCGGCTACTTATTATCCAACTGCGAATTCCAGCTACGGTTATGGAAATATCAATGTTTTAAAAGCAGTACAATAG
- the ygiD gene encoding 4,5-DOPA-extradiol-dioxygenase: MNLNDLQNISEGFNSTQRMPVLFLGHGSPMNAIEENQFVQGFRKAATEIPKPNAILCISAHWYTPGTFVTAMEMPKTIHDFYGFPKELFEVQYPAPGSPELAHETAELLLPIEVEEDHSWGLDHGAWSVIRHMYPDADIPVIQLSIDYTKPPQYHYDLAKRLNKLREKGILIIGSGNIVHNLRMIDWKNINTVGAGWDWAVEAREKTNNWLLDGNFRNIIDYQKQGTSLQYAVPTPDHYLPLLYTLGLKDQSEELSLFNDELIGGSLSMTSVRIG, from the coding sequence ATGAATCTTAATGATCTTCAAAATATAAGTGAAGGCTTCAACAGCACACAAAGAATGCCCGTCCTGTTTCTGGGACACGGCTCTCCCATGAATGCTATTGAAGAAAATCAATTTGTACAGGGCTTCCGTAAGGCAGCTACAGAGATTCCTAAGCCTAATGCTATTCTTTGTATCTCTGCACACTGGTATACTCCGGGAACTTTTGTCACCGCAATGGAAATGCCTAAAACCATCCATGATTTCTACGGTTTTCCCAAAGAGCTTTTTGAGGTACAATATCCTGCCCCGGGAAGTCCGGAACTGGCCCATGAAACGGCTGAACTTCTCTTGCCGATTGAAGTGGAAGAAGATCACAGCTGGGGATTAGATCATGGTGCCTGGTCTGTGATCAGACATATGTATCCTGATGCAGATATCCCTGTCATCCAGCTAAGCATAGACTATACCAAGCCTCCGCAATATCATTATGATCTGGCTAAAAGGCTGAATAAGCTCCGTGAAAAAGGAATTCTGATCATAGGAAGCGGAAACATTGTTCATAATCTCCGTATGATCGACTGGAAAAATATCAATACCGTAGGAGCCGGATGGGACTGGGCTGTAGAAGCAAGAGAAAAAACCAACAACTGGCTTCTGGATGGAAATTTCCGGAACATTATCGATTATCAGAAGCAAGGAACATCTTTGCAGTATGCCGTTCCTACTCCAGATCATTATCTGCCCCTACTCTATACGCTGGGACTGAAAGATCAGTCTGAAGAACTGTCTTTATTTAATGATGAGCTGATTGGGGGTTCCTTAAGTATGACCAGTGTAAGGATTGGATAA
- a CDS encoding GNAT family N-acetyltransferase: MKILRTDSDHPDFRTLIKSLDATLAEHNGEADDFFAQFNTIDAIKNCLVAYVDDTPAACGAFKPFSEDTVEIKRMFTGPGFRKRGLGAAVVKELQTWAAELGYQKAVLETSKDLTPAISVYEKNGFYKIPNYGQYIDVDSSVCYEKVL, translated from the coding sequence ATGAAAATACTCAGAACAGATTCTGATCATCCTGATTTCCGGACTCTTATAAAATCCCTCGATGCTACCCTGGCTGAACACAATGGTGAGGCCGATGACTTCTTTGCTCAGTTTAATACAATAGATGCCATTAAAAACTGTTTGGTGGCTTATGTTGATGATACACCGGCAGCTTGTGGGGCATTCAAACCGTTCTCAGAAGACACGGTAGAGATCAAGAGAATGTTTACAGGTCCTGGATTCCGTAAAAGAGGATTAGGAGCAGCCGTGGTGAAAGAACTGCAAACCTGGGCAGCAGAATTGGGCTATCAGAAAGCAGTGCTGGAAACTTCTAAAGATCTGACTCCTGCGATTTCCGTTTATGAAAAAAACGGGTTTTACAAAATTCCCAATTACGGTCAATATATAGACGTTGACAGCAGCGTTTGCTACGAAAAAGTTTTGTAA
- the uvrC gene encoding excinuclease ABC subunit UvrC, translated as MNPSLELQLKTLPSEPGVYRYYDKNEQLLYVGKAKNLKKRVLSYFNKNLSGYRIRIMVGKIQRLETTIVNSEYDALLLENNLIKEHKPFYNVMLKDDKTYPWICIKNEDFPRIFLTRNVIKDGSEYYGPYAKVRPAKILLDTIKHIYKLRTCNLNLAPAKIAEGKYKVCLEYHIKNCEGPCEDLESKEEYDEKIDAIRGIIKGDFRKAKDYLVNQMMKLASGLQFEEAQIIKERLDILEDYQAKNTVVNPNIDDVDVFGMTSDETAAYVNFFKIRNGNIIQSFTTEIKKILEETDEDIMEEALIEIRQKFGSDSKEVLLPFHLSVEIPNVKLIVPKVGDKKRIVELSEKNAKEYRLEKLKQVQIVDPERHTNRIMAEMQKLLRMPVEPRHIEGFDNSNIQGTNPVSACVVFKDGKPSKADYRIFHPKTVEGPNDFATMEEVIYRRYKRMVDEGESLPQLILIDGGKGQLSSAVKSLRLLGLYGKITIVGIAKRLEEIFFPEDPIPLYLDKKSETLKILQRVRDEAHRFGVKHHRTRRKNSTIKSELEEIPGVGEKTIELLLSRLKSVKRIKESNLETLEEILGKSKAKVIWEFFNAH; from the coding sequence ATGAATCCTTCTTTAGAATTACAGCTCAAAACCTTACCATCTGAACCCGGCGTTTATCGTTATTATGATAAAAACGAACAGCTTTTGTATGTAGGCAAAGCTAAAAATCTGAAAAAGAGGGTACTCTCCTATTTTAATAAAAATCTTTCGGGATACAGAATCAGAATAATGGTGGGCAAGATCCAGCGTCTGGAAACGACCATTGTGAACAGTGAATATGATGCCCTTTTACTGGAAAACAACCTGATCAAAGAACATAAGCCTTTCTATAATGTCATGCTTAAAGATGACAAGACTTATCCCTGGATCTGTATCAAAAACGAAGATTTCCCGAGAATTTTCCTGACCAGAAACGTGATCAAGGATGGATCGGAATATTATGGTCCCTATGCAAAGGTAAGACCTGCAAAGATTTTACTGGACACCATCAAGCATATCTATAAACTCAGAACCTGTAACCTGAATCTTGCACCTGCAAAAATTGCGGAAGGTAAGTACAAAGTCTGTCTGGAATATCATATCAAAAACTGTGAAGGACCTTGTGAAGATCTTGAAAGCAAAGAGGAATATGACGAAAAGATAGATGCCATCCGTGGGATCATCAAAGGAGATTTCCGTAAAGCCAAAGATTATCTGGTGAATCAGATGATGAAACTGGCCTCCGGTCTTCAGTTTGAGGAAGCCCAGATCATTAAGGAAAGACTGGATATTCTGGAAGATTATCAGGCTAAAAATACGGTTGTAAATCCTAATATTGATGACGTGGATGTTTTTGGTATGACCAGTGATGAAACAGCGGCTTACGTCAATTTCTTCAAGATCAGAAACGGGAATATCATCCAGAGTTTCACTACAGAGATCAAAAAGATCCTGGAGGAAACAGATGAAGATATTATGGAGGAAGCTTTGATTGAGATCCGTCAGAAATTCGGTTCGGATTCTAAAGAGGTGCTGCTTCCCTTTCATTTATCGGTAGAAATTCCGAATGTGAAACTGATTGTTCCGAAGGTTGGAGATAAAAAGAGAATCGTAGAGCTTTCTGAAAAGAATGCGAAAGAATACCGTCTGGAGAAACTGAAACAGGTTCAGATCGTAGATCCTGAAAGGCATACCAACAGAATCATGGCTGAAATGCAGAAATTATTGAGAATGCCTGTAGAGCCAAGACATATTGAAGGTTTTGATAACTCCAATATTCAGGGAACCAATCCGGTTTCTGCCTGTGTTGTTTTCAAAGACGGAAAACCCAGCAAGGCTGACTACAGAATCTTCCATCCCAAAACTGTAGAAGGGCCCAATGATTTCGCTACGATGGAAGAGGTGATCTACCGCCGCTACAAAAGGATGGTGGATGAGGGGGAAAGTCTCCCACAGCTGATCCTTATCGATGGTGGAAAAGGGCAGCTATCTTCTGCTGTAAAGAGTTTAAGGCTACTGGGACTTTACGGAAAGATTACCATTGTAGGAATCGCCAAGAGGCTTGAAGAGATTTTCTTCCCGGAAGATCCTATTCCTTTGTATCTGGACAAAAAATCCGAAACATTGAAGATCCTTCAGCGTGTACGTGATGAGGCGCACCGCTTTGGGGTAAAGCATCACAGAACCCGAAGAAAAAATTCTACTATAAAATCCGAACTGGAGGAAATCCCGGGGGTAGGAGAAAAAACCATTGAATTGCTGCTCTCCAGATTAAAATCCGTAAAACGTATCAAGGAGTCTAATCTGGAAACGCTGGAAGAAATCCTGGGAAAAAGCAAAGCAAAGGTAATCTGGGAGTTTTTCAACGCTCATTAG
- a CDS encoding YceI family protein: MATKWNLDPTHSEITFKVKHMMISNVKGNFRTFNAEIEAEDDTFTNAKTTATIQTDSVFTNNTDRDNHLKSAEFFNCEAHPTITFESQKLNDQVIGNLTINGITKPVTLDVDFGGINVDPWGNTKAGFSFEGKISRKDFGLNWNAALEAGGVMVSDDVKIAGELQFVKQA, encoded by the coding sequence ATGGCAACAAAATGGAATCTAGACCCAACACATAGTGAAATTACTTTCAAAGTAAAGCACATGATGATCTCTAACGTAAAAGGAAACTTCAGAACCTTCAATGCAGAAATTGAAGCTGAAGATGATACTTTTACCAACGCAAAAACTACTGCTACAATCCAGACAGATTCTGTATTTACCAATAATACAGACAGAGACAACCACTTAAAGTCTGCTGAGTTCTTCAATTGCGAAGCTCATCCAACCATTACTTTCGAATCTCAGAAGCTGAACGATCAGGTGATCGGAAACCTTACGATCAACGGGATTACAAAGCCTGTAACGCTTGATGTAGACTTCGGAGGAATCAATGTAGACCCATGGGGAAATACCAAAGCAGGTTTCTCTTTTGAAGGAAAGATCAGCAGAAAAGATTTTGGACTGAACTGGAATGCAGCGCTGGAAGCAGGAGGTGTAATGGTAAGTGATGATGTAAAAATTGCCGGTGAATTACAGTTTGTAAAACAAGCATAA
- the hutH gene encoding histidine ammonia-lyase — MIYGVDVFTFHDVLEICKKPNKAKLNKAAKEQILKSQKNVQKIVESDRCVYGINTGFGPLCDTKISADETALLQYNLIISHAVGVGKPIDKELSKIMMIAKVHALSKGFSGVSLEVIERMILMLEKDIIPVVPEQGSVGASGDLAPLAHLVLPLLGLGQVWEGDQVSDTLEVLEKHNLEPLALGPKEGLGLINGTQFILAHSIKGLEKFEYLLDLADMTAAMSIEAYRGSASPFKKELHEIRPFEGSKKVAARMLKFLKGSENLKAHEDCERVQDPYSMRCVPQVHGASRNAFEHLRNMAETELNSVTDNPIVLSAEESISGGNFHGQLMALPLDYATLAAAELGNISDRRSYLLLEGKYGLPRLLTESSGLNSGFMIPQYTSAALVTENKTLCFPASADSIPTSLGQEDHVSMGSISGRKFNQVLGNLVNILSVELMFAAQGLEFRRPSKCSKIIEENFAILRSKVAKLEDDRLIGKDMLAIAELINERKFVVN, encoded by the coding sequence ATGATATACGGAGTAGACGTTTTTACTTTCCATGATGTTCTGGAAATATGTAAAAAACCTAATAAAGCCAAGCTGAACAAAGCTGCAAAAGAACAGATCTTAAAATCTCAGAAAAACGTACAGAAAATAGTAGAGTCCGATCGATGTGTTTATGGAATCAATACCGGATTCGGACCACTGTGCGATACCAAAATATCAGCTGATGAAACAGCACTGCTACAGTATAACCTTATTATTTCTCATGCAGTAGGAGTAGGAAAGCCTATTGATAAAGAACTTTCCAAAATCATGATGATCGCCAAGGTACATGCATTGTCAAAAGGATTTTCAGGAGTTTCTCTGGAAGTGATCGAGAGAATGATCCTGATGCTGGAGAAAGATATTATTCCTGTGGTGCCTGAACAGGGATCTGTGGGAGCTTCCGGTGACCTTGCTCCATTAGCGCATCTTGTATTGCCTTTACTTGGATTAGGACAGGTTTGGGAAGGAGATCAGGTTTCCGATACCTTGGAGGTTTTGGAAAAGCATAATCTGGAACCGTTAGCTTTAGGCCCTAAAGAAGGATTAGGATTAATCAATGGAACGCAGTTTATTTTGGCCCATTCCATTAAAGGATTGGAAAAATTTGAATATCTGCTTGACCTTGCCGATATGACTGCTGCAATGAGTATTGAAGCCTATAGAGGTTCTGCAAGCCCTTTCAAAAAAGAACTTCACGAGATCAGACCTTTTGAAGGAAGTAAAAAAGTGGCGGCAAGAATGCTTAAATTCTTAAAAGGATCAGAAAATTTGAAAGCTCATGAAGACTGTGAGAGAGTTCAGGATCCTTATTCCATGAGATGCGTGCCACAGGTTCACGGAGCAAGCAGAAATGCATTTGAGCACCTTAGAAACATGGCAGAAACGGAATTGAATTCTGTGACCGATAACCCAATCGTATTAAGTGCAGAAGAATCTATCTCGGGAGGAAACTTCCACGGACAGCTGATGGCTTTACCATTAGACTATGCGACACTGGCTGCTGCTGAATTAGGAAATATTTCAGACAGAAGAAGCTATTTACTGCTGGAAGGAAAATACGGACTTCCAAGATTATTGACGGAAAGCTCAGGATTAAATTCAGGATTTATGATTCCGCAATATACTTCTGCAGCTTTGGTAACAGAGAATAAAACATTATGCTTCCCGGCATCGGCAGACTCTATTCCTACAAGTTTAGGACAGGAAGACCACGTTTCTATGGGAAGTATCTCCGGAAGAAAGTTCAATCAGGTTCTTGGAAACCTGGTCAATATCTTATCCGTTGAATTAATGTTTGCAGCCCAGGGGCTGGAATTCAGAAGACCTTCCAAATGTTCTAAAATTATTGAAGAGAACTTTGCCATCCTTCGTTCTAAAGTGGCTAAACTTGAAGACGACAGGCTGATCGGTAAAGATATGCTGGCTATTGCTGAACTGATCAACGAAAGAAAATTCGTTGTCAACTAA